A single Syngnathus acus chromosome 8, fSynAcu1.2, whole genome shotgun sequence DNA region contains:
- the usp31 gene encoding ubiquitin carboxyl-terminal hydrolase 31, with amino-acid sequence MSCKAATKDKKTSFGKKLFRRGSVRSVGSFMSRVLRTLTALSHFGSEVQTDDDKDDGGFSAFHSGLKDAPLEDGDLRFYLSGERIPGVSGLKNHGNTCFMNAILQCLSNTELFAEYLVLEHYRADEANQEDKPKTNGVHLQKKGPMAKGEVTEQLSGLVRALWTFEYTPQHSRDFKNAVSKNATQFKGNAQHDAQEFLLWLLDRVHEDLNTVNPNARPTLRPPIDLDDQTTEGPSPPLSAGSFVQELFQAQYRSSLTCPHCQKQSNTFDPFLCISLPIPLPHTRPLYVTVVYQGKYSHCLRIGVAVPFNSTVYRLRDAVSRETKMPMDQFILTEMYYDGFHRSFCDDDDDLNIIQESDSIFAFETPEMFKLENLRTKRGSLLANLNQNNLKYGVENGRTPSFMQGTLTPVVSPNKNMTPEKMILLVCNRACTGHQAKRFGLPFVLFMERTATWDTLQKEILEKMRHLLRPGVYIQVGPFSLRVVGVVGITYLLPQDERPLCHPTVERAYKSCGQGGPPHVKIVVEWDKETKDYLFGHTEEEYIPDAESVYLHREQHHQPQACTLAQCFQLYTKEEQLAPDDAWRCPHCKQLQQGRIKLSLWTLPDVLILHLKRFRQEGDRRVKMQNMVRFPLMGMDMAPHVVKRSQSSWSLPSHWSPWRRPYGLGRNPDDFLYDLYAVCNHHGSMHGGHYTAYCKNSVDGQWYCFDDSEVAPVADDDVCQQTAYILFYQRRTAIPSWSANSSVAGSTSSSLCDHWINRLPGSRPASLASGASSRRTSLASLAESVEFTGERSEDDGGFSVRPFVRSIQRQSVTSRSSVASPLALSDSAVKPSWSLSAKLQIRPNSPSRFSLDSRCSPPLERIGESYDDHVSTSCFGGYSRHERYSGGRPPPVAVESSCGEQENNKRFLDMIYCRAPTPVEKTTENNNQMTAKDQNIQNAPSKDQNRKSSTGGSVSKAESGVATKSTKAESGKTSKKRLCSTHKSETPTSTPVKGKKATATKEKSDKTSVSTPSGTPSKSNKSLPSSSSTPQHRLCARSTPQSSASPSPRNLNNHEKNPENVRKRQVERSYSRDSVVSAQRGSTAATTRSSVPKAADGGGRVERRSVRSSSSSSSVTSLRSPSVSTRDLQRGSKSEEKGLSFFKSALRQRESRRSADLGRSTLLFKKTSERTCKQNGQVKEAGVERAKASDAAVASPPPLADAPKSEPIKQTGSLGRSLLHVGKSKSSGADVSLKSPAKGTKPLEKKTSSRKLSLGTQSPARAPQRPQ; translated from the exons ATGTCGTGTAAAGCCGCCACCAAGGATAAGAAGACGAGCTTCGGCAAGAAGTTGTTCAGACGAGGCTCGGTACGCTCCGTGGGTAGTTTTATGAGCAGAGTCCTGAGGACGCTCACTGCCTTGTCCCACTTTGGTTCCGAAGTGCAAACCGACGACGACAAGGATGACGGGGGCTTCTCGGCGTTTCACTCCGGACTTAAGGACGCACCCTTGGAGGACGGAGACCTCCGGTTCTACCTCTCCGGCGAGAGGATTCCCGGCGTGTCCGGCCTGAAGAACCACGGCAATACCTGCTTTATGAATGCTATTCTGCAGTGCCTCAGCAACACCGAGCTTTTTGCCGAGTACCTCGTCCTGGAGCACTACAGGGCGGACGAGGCTAACCAGGAGgacaaaccaaaaacaaatggcGTCCATCTGCAGAAGAAAGGTCCCATGGCCAAGGGGGAAGTGACAGAGCAACTGTCTGGACTTGTTCGGGCTTTATGGACTTTTGAGTACACCCCCCAGCACAGCAGAGATTTTAAG aaCGCGGTGTCCAAGAACGCCACGCAGTTTAAAGGGAACGCTCAGCACGACGCCCAAGAGTTTCTGCTGTGGCTGCTGGACCGAGTGCACGAGGACCTCAACACCGTCAACCCAAACGCCAGGCCAACCTTGAGG CCACCTATCGACTTAGATGACCAAACCACGGAGGGACCTTCCCCGCCCCTTTCGGCTGGCTCGTTCGTACAGGAGCTCTTCCAGGCTCAGTACAG GTCCTCCCTCACCTGCCCCCATTGCCAAAAACAGAGCAATACCTTTGACCCCTTCCTGTGCATCTCCTTACCCATCCCCCTGCCACACACACG ccCTCTCTACGTCACGGTGGTCTACCAGGGGAAGTACTCGCACTGTCTGCGGATCGGCGTGGCCGTGCCCTTCAACAGCACCGTGTACCGCCTACGTGATGCCGTGTCACGTGAGACCAAGATGCCAATGGACCAG TTCATTCTGACTGAAATGTACTACGACGGCTTCCATCGTTCCTTTtgcgacgatgacgacgacctGAACATCATCCAAGAGAGCGACTCCATCTTTGCCTTTGAGACGCCAGAGATGTTCAAACTGGAGAACCTACGCACAAAAAGAG GAAGTCTTCTGGCCAACCTGAATCAAAACAACTTGAAGTACGGCGTGGAAAATGGCCGCACGCCGTCTTTCATGCAGGGGACTTTGACTCCCGTGGTGTCCCCAAATAAGAACATGACACCGGAGAAAATGATCCTGCTGGTGTGCAACCGAGCCTGCACCGGCCACCAAGCAAAAAG GTTCGGCTTGCCTTTCGTGCTGTTCATGGAGCGCACGGCTACCTGGGACACACTGCAGAAGgagattttggaaaaaatgcGCCATCTTTTGCGACCTGGGGTCTACATTCAG GTGGGGCCTTTCAGTCTCCGTGTGGTTGGCGTGGTCGGGATCACCTACCTCCTCCCTCAAGACGAGCGACCGCTTTGTCACCCCACGGTGGAGAG AGCGTACAAATCCTGCGGACAGGGTGGACCGCCCCATGTGAAGATTGTGGTGGAGTGGGACAAGGAGACCAAAGATTA tcTGTTCGGGCACACGGAAGAGGAGTACATCCCCGACGCCGAGAGCGTTTATCTGCACAGAGAACAGCACCACCAGCCGCAGGCGTGCACGCTGGCTCAGTGTTTCCAACTCTACACTAAAGAGGAGCAG CTGGCCCCGGACGACGCCTGGCGCTGCCCCCATTGCAAGCAGCTGCAACAGGGCCGCATCAAGCTCAGCCTATGGACGCTGCCGGATGTGCTCATACTGCACCTCAAGAGATTCAGACAG GAGGGTGACCGCAGGGTGAAGATGCAAAACATGGTGAGATTCCCTCTCATGGGCATGGACATGGCGCCTCACGTGGTGAAGAGAAGCCAGAGTAGCTGGAGTCTCCCCTCGCACTGGTCGCCGTGGAGACGACCCTACGGCCTAGGGAGGAACCCCGACGACTTCCTGTATGACCTCTACGCCGTGTGCAACCACCACGGGAGCATGCACGGAGGCCACTACACGG CCTACTGCAAGAACTCCGTGGACGGTCAGTGGTACTGCTTTGACGACAGCGAGGTGGCGCCGGTGGCTGACGACGACGTGTGTCAACAGACGGCTTACATACTTTTCTACCAACGCAGGACCGCCATTCCCTCTTGGTCGGCCAACAGTTCTGTTGCAG GTTCTACCAGTTCTTCTTTGTGCGACCACTGGATCAACAGGCTGCCCGGGAGCAGACCTGCTAGTCTAGCGTCGGGCGCCTCGTCGAGACGCACCTCACTGGCTTCGCTGGCGGAGTCGGTGGAGTTCACCGGAGAGCGCAGCGAAGACGACG gtgGTTTCTCCGTCCGGCCCTTTGTGAGGAGCATCCAGCGCCAGAGCGTGACTTCCAGGTCATCCGTAGCCAGCCCGCTAGCTTTGAGCGACAGCGCCGTCAAACCCTCGTGGTCGCTGTCAGCCAAGCTTCAAATTCGCCCCAACTCGCCCTCGCGCTTCTCTCTGGACTCGCGTTGCTCGCCGCCCCTGGAGAGAATCGGCGAGTCCTACGACGACCACGTGTCCACTTCCTGCTTCGGCGGCTACAGCCGGCACGAGCGCTACTCCGGCGGCAGGCCGCCCCCGGTGGCGGTGGAAAGCAGCTGCGGCGAGCAGGAAAACAACAAGCGATTTCTGGACATGATATACTGTCGCGCTCCCACGCCGGTGGAGAAGACGACGGAAAACAACAACCAGATGACGGCGAAAGaccaaaacattcaaaacgCCCCCTCCAAAGATCAGAACCGCAAGAGCAGCACTGGCGGTTCTGTATCCAAGGCGGAAAGCGGCGTCGCCACCAAATCCACCAAAGCGGAGTCAGGAAAAACCTCCAAGAAGCGCCTGTGCTCCACCCACAAGTCCGAGACGCCCACCAGCACACCCGTGAAAGGCAAAAAGGCGACCGCCACTAAAGAAAAGAGTGACAAGACAAGCGTGTCCACTCCCAGCGGGACCCCATCCAAAAGCAATAAGTCGCTCCCTTCCTCCAGCTCCACGCCACAACATCGACTGTGCGCGCGCTCCACGCCGCAATCGTCGGCGTCGCCCTCTCCCAGGAACCTCAACAACCATGAAAAGAACCCAGAGAACGTTCGTAAGCGTCAGGTGGAGAGGAGCTACAGTCGGGATTCTGTGGTCAGCGCTCAGCGAGGAAGCACCGCGGCGACGACGCGCTCGTCTGTCCCCAAGGCGGCGGATGGCGGCGGCCGGGTGGAGCGGAGGTCAGTGCGCAGTTCCAGCAGCAGCTCCTCCGTCACTAGCTTACGTTCACCCAGCGTGTCCACCAGAGACCTGCAGcgcggcagtaagtcggaggAAAAAGGCTTGTCCTTTTTTAAGAGCGCCCTGAGGCAGCGGGAAAGCCGCCGCTCGGCCGACTTGGGCAGGAGCACGCTGCTCTTCAAAAAGACCTCGGAGAGGACGTGCAAGCAGAACGGACAGGTCAAGGAAGCCGGCGTCGAGCGCGCAAAAGCCTCCGACGCCGCGGTGGCTTCCCCGCCGCCGCTCGCCGACGCTCCCAAATCGGAGCCCATCAAGCAGACAGGCTCACTCGGTCGCTCCCTGCTGCACGTCGGCAAATCCAAGTCTTCCGGCGCCGACGTGAGTCTCAAGTCTCCCGCTAAAGGGACCAAGCCTCTCGAAAAGAAGACGTCTTCCCGGAAGCTGTCGTTGGGGACGCAATCGCCCGCGCGGGCCCCGCAGAGGCCTCAGTGA